From Cellulophaga lytica DSM 7489, a single genomic window includes:
- a CDS encoding purine-nucleoside phosphorylase: MIKQEIEDSVAYLQNKGFNAPEIGIVLGTGLGNLANEIENPIEAHYNHIPFFPLATVEFHSGKLIYGTLEGKTVVVMQGRFHMYEGYDLQDVTYPIRVMHKLGIKKLFISNAAGAINLNFKKGDIMLLEDHINLLGGSPLAFKGVSQFGERFVDMGNPYDTEMSNAIKNIAKKENITMHSGVYAAVLGPQLETKAEYRMLKIIGADAVGMSTVPEVIVANHLKLPIVAVSVLTDECDPDNLETADIKEIIKIASETEPKMIKLFRELLKTL, encoded by the coding sequence ATGATTAAACAAGAAATTGAAGATTCTGTAGCGTATTTACAAAATAAAGGCTTTAACGCTCCCGAAATTGGAATAGTTTTAGGTACTGGATTAGGAAATTTAGCAAATGAAATAGAAAATCCTATTGAGGCACATTACAATCATATTCCTTTTTTTCCTTTAGCAACTGTAGAATTTCACTCAGGAAAATTAATTTATGGCACACTAGAAGGTAAAACAGTTGTTGTTATGCAAGGGCGTTTTCATATGTATGAGGGTTATGACCTGCAAGATGTTACCTATCCAATACGCGTAATGCACAAGCTTGGTATAAAAAAATTATTTATTTCTAATGCTGCCGGAGCTATTAACCTAAACTTTAAAAAAGGAGACATAATGTTATTAGAAGATCACATAAATCTTTTAGGGGGTTCTCCGCTAGCTTTTAAAGGTGTTTCTCAATTTGGTGAGCGTTTTGTTGATATGGGAAACCCGTATGACACTGAAATGAGCAACGCTATAAAAAACATTGCTAAAAAAGAGAATATAACTATGCACTCTGGTGTTTACGCAGCTGTACTAGGACCTCAACTAGAAACTAAAGCAGAATACAGAATGCTAAAAATTATTGGTGCAGATGCCGTAGGTATGAGTACAGTACCAGAAGTAATTGTGGCAAACCACTTAAAATTACCTATAGTAGCCGTTTCTGTCTTAACAGATGAGTGCGACCCAGATAATTTAGAGACTGCAGACATTAAAGAAATCATTAAAATAGCAAGTGAAACTGAGCCTAAAATGATTAAGCTTTTTAGAGAATTACTTAAAACGTTGTAA